The following is a genomic window from Bactrocera tryoni isolate S06 unplaced genomic scaffold, CSIRO_BtryS06_freeze2 scaffold_494, whole genome shotgun sequence.
ctacctgcgctgagtgtacaaaactttgaatcgattttcccaaatatgtcatttttaaagtcggtgaccagcctacaaaaaaaactactgcatcgatcgttttgaaatttcgtacaaatgttctacatatacataactcTCGAATgacgttttccaaaaattttaatttctaagaattttacaataacaaataagtcgattttttcgtctaaaatcgtaattttggcttgaaaatggtaccaaaaattgaaaaattgatcaattaaaaaaaaactcaaagtcaattgaaagataaattattaaactaaagaaagcattttgattttttggtttcggatgatccagtgatgctgtaggctggtcaccgcacaccaattttttttcgaggtgcctgcagagatcgactataaatccgttattccttgcgatttttcgataaaactttttttaagtatgcTTCAAATGTTTTAccttcatataataataagtaaaataaacctacagcaataattttttctaaaaaaattcacgaaaaaaggtcttttttcgacgaaacaaaccttacccccccttaaggtaataatataatccccgaaaatattgttcagatcggattactatagcatatagcttccatataaactgaacacacagttactaaaagaaatgcacctgtgaagggtatattagcttcggtgcagccgaagttaacgtattttcttgttttgtttcatGTCATTAactaatttctaaataaaaaaaaattatatcgcaaaaagtaccgctattaaatgtagtcaaatatgcacaatacttgaaaattttttgagttataaGGTTTGCGAGGCCAcgagtgtatatacatatacatatacatatgtatccttCAGCTCGTGAAAAGCTTCTTGATTGAATGCATGCCGCAGTTAAAGATAAAAATCGCCTTTGAATAAACCCGCAACTACTCAGTTTGCCTTTCTAACATTAAAACGCACAATGAAACCCTTATTAAGATTTTAAATGCGCAGTGTCAAAGTTgctaaattgtttttaataatgcaCACTCAAATTTGTATGACGGAAGTTTTAAACACTGGTCGaggtaaacaaaaacaaccaaaatatACTAATAAACCAGCAAGCATATATACATGACTATATACGTATATTAGGGCAGTATTACTTTTTGTAGAAGTCCAACTAACACTACTCTTATTGGTTATTAATGGTATGTACATTCACACATCGCGCAATCTAGATTTTAATGCTTTGTATTTATGAACAACACTGACCTCCATAAACCCCTAAATTTCTATATTTCTATTTCATTCTATCCATACTTCATCCACTATATTATTTGTCGGAAAAAGAAAGGAAAGAACAAAACACATGtagggaagggctaagttcgggtgtagcCAATCGTTTCATAGTCGAGGGATCAAAGCCTGTGAAAACCCTTTGTATCAAACATGAAAAATTGTCActctgatttcatccatttaaGGCAAGAGGATACAcggttttagaaaaatattacttaatttatgattttaatattaacatctaatatatattcattattttttgttagatATTTGCAGATCTTATAACTCGATTTTGATAATATGATATAATATCTTGACGGCACTATTTGTGTAATTGTCATCcgattttactcatttttaaaacatcttGTGGGAATATTTAGGTAACAACATAcattaatatttggttgaaattggtcgagTAATTCCTGAGATTTTGGATTTCATCTAAATATGGGCGTTTTCATGGCCACTAACTAGCAACTCCAATAAAAGCCCTCTTTACCACCATAATTAATGTATTCTTTCAGATGACTTTAACAATTGGCGTCCGCCAAATGTATCATGCCAAAAAGCACTACCCTAATCCCTTTCATATGCACTGCagatgtgtagatatgtatgtaatgttgctactttattgaatatttttgcaaGCGTTAatgagaataataaaaaagagcagaattaaacttatttaaaaaaggaAGGGAAAAAGTTTCATACTTATAACATTTAGCGGTTTAAGGGTGAACGGTGGCTTtcatagttgttgtttttacaaGGTTCGCGCCATGCAGTTAATGGTAATATGTTTCTTGGCATTAGGCAGCCTCAAATAAGTATTAAAccaaacaattaaatattccAAGTACACCAACGAAACCGTATCAAATAGAGCAAAATATATGGCAGCGAGAGAAGGAAGGAGAGCGAGGAGTTCGGGTAGAATACGTAAAATAGTCaataatcaagaaaaaaaagtaGCGAGGGCGTTGGAATGTGTTCATTTGCTATTTCCAAAAGGTCGACGAGAGTATTACTATAGACGTTTAACCGGTTTGGGGTGTTCTTTTCCGCTCAGCCTTAacacagttttgaaaaagttattataaTTGGCATATTGTTGCTCATAATTCTGCGTTTCTTAtatatattggtagtcgaaaaaatcttttcgttttttggtcaatagatgtcgttgcagtcgtatatctccagtgctaccaatcacattgtgtcataccatatagtgttggaaagtgagattttaagcttcgtttcaccaaaaattaaattcacgGAAGTTGAAAGAAAGCTACAGTTGTTCAAAaacgagtgaaaataatgaagaaattcgctatattttgaaatttttgtatacaaaaggGAAGAATAGGATAGGTTATATCTACTTCACGCAAgataccaatgaaatttgtgaagtttactgAGGCACAACATTGGTTCcctcgctttcgttctggaaatttcgatttacactgatgaaagttttatacttctggaataatgtctctagcggaaaaatagaaagtggtcgaccaaaatggtacatatttgtttatttatttattactagaagacccgtccacgctttactgtggctgatacatagataacactggcctacactcattttgcctaagattttatacctgattttggatgtattttgtgacttgatacgagaaaacaagtcacattttccatatcagctcttgttcataagaaagaagaaaaaacatctagtagcgggaatgtggttcatcctacctactataccgactactgatgcgcacagagctgcaccaaaccaaaaaattttttttgtaggccTACTACTATCTACATGATttctactaccatctatataatttctattagttggattatatcTATTAGTTAATAAGATATAGCAATTTTGTGatgcaacttgtgttagtttacaaaaaaatggatcataaagcatttcgtgtgtgaATAAAGCATTGcgttttgggggaaaatactgttgaattttggCTCATGGAAATttaccgttgaaaagatatttgctaagctgaaAACAGGCGAATtaagcaccgaggacaatgatgctctaaagatgcgaaagctctgtacaaagtgggtgcctcgcaagttcataatccaataaaaacaagaaataactgATTCttagaagtgtttgagtgctctctAATCGTattaaaaccgaatttttgcgtcggtgtgagttttttttattgttttattattgtgttttttgtttcttttttgaagaaatgcaatattcaaattttgaaaaaatgcttattatttgaaatataatttttgtatttatgagttgaattaaattttgacataaagagataaaatgtgtcctatgtccttaccctggttctaagctacctctctaccaattttcagccaaatcggttcatcCGTTCTTGAATTATAAATGGTGCAattaacacaactttcttttatatacatatgtatataagtagattataaatataaaagaaaaatagttgCAGTTTgtatacgaaaagactttcgACTAAATGTAGGTAGTATAGTGTCTCAACCAACGCCTACACCAAGTGCAGCAGCCACCGAATGGAGTGCCTTCATTTCTTtactttcaacatttttaagctcttataattttgtacaacaaatcttaagaatatatgtaaacacatacatatataattaggCCAGTGCATATCTAATTTAAAATTACTGTGCTAGGCCATATTTGAATATTCTTTAAACTTCAAAGGAGCCTCTCAAACAGCTTCAAAACTTCGCTACATACGTTCACACATATCTACTTCTTCAAAATATTCGTAGCTTTCAAATTAATTCGCACAGCACCACCTTAGATGAACTCCTTGGCGAATTTCATTCAATTCCGTTGCGGGAAGGAAGTATAAATTTCCCCATAAATACCAGAAACCCTTTCATGATAGTCGTAAAGTTTTATATTCACTTCATTTCCACATTTCTCAGCGTTTGGCATGCGAAGCTTTACATAGAAACATAATtgacgcacacatacatatatgtaaataaatgagaATGTTGTCTTGGCTCtgtgaaagtatttttataGCACAAACACACTACATTTGGGTTAAACATTTTCcttataattaaacaaaaactttgacCTGAAATCTTCGTGCTAaggaaagaaaacaaattttttatttacactagTGTTCAATAAAATACACTAGGATGTGTAATGTTAATTTTAACCTAACTTAAGCTCTTatgttattttttgcaaattttaaaattgaagttATAAATTCCGATCAATTCGATACATGACTAAATATCTACGTAGACTTGCGGACGAAGAGAGTGTAGATCTACTTGTGGGTTTGTAGAGAATACAGCCGCTTCGGACTTAATTAGCACTAGATGCGCCATTTTGAAACACTATCGCAAGTCCTGTAAATATTGCTATCTTGTTTCATGGTAATGTTTAAGCCATTTAGTACCCTACATGGAACAACTCATCTCCGTTGTGGTTTTTGTAGATATTTTTCAAGGTTTGGTATCCGATGGATTCCAATAGTTCTATGTCGGGTTTGTAATAGAGCTGGACATTTACAGAGGAAGTGTAATAAGTCCGTAGTTCTTGTCTTATCTCGTTTTGGTAATATTAGGTTCGCCTGATCATTCTAGGCGTAGTAATAACACAAGTCTAATACCAATACCTCTTCTTAGACTTGCCTGGAGGGGTTTCTGATATGGCCAATTTGTCCGCTTTTTCGTTGTGGAACATTTTCCTGACACTGGTGACGGTAATTATTGACAAGTGGCCATTGAGCTTAAGGACTTCCAAATTTGTTTCCTACTTTGGAATAAATCTTTTCCGATGACAAGGCTAGTAATGCCACAGGGCTATCTGAATTCCACAGGTATTTTCTATGAATGGtatttctgcttgaaagatgctaGCTGTGTTTGGTAgacgaaaagaaaaataattgtaaagaCTCCGTTCCTAATTCGCAGTTCAATATgaacccgtcggtatagacggAGGTAGTATGCCTACTAAACTTATCCTCAATTCAGCAGTtcagttttatacatatataattatatagtcGATCCCCTTCAAGTTTTTCTCGACTTATATGTACGCCGTGGGTCTTGAATAAGATTTCTCAACTCATAACCTAACGAGTAAGAATAGTACTGTCAAAAATTAGTTTCCGGTTGTTAGTTACAAGTTATAATGATTGTGCGCCCGCcaggggaagtagaggaagaagtagacctccactccgttataAGGACTAGGTGGAAAAGGATCTGGCTTGgattctccaattggcgccaccttgcgaaaagaagaaacgactggcgcgatgTTGTTAACTTGACtacaaccgcgtaagcgttTTCTACGCCGCTAAAGAAAGATTATGCACAAAAAAACttagatataaacaaaattttatcaaCCAATGAATAGCCAGGTTCTGATAGCCATAATTATAATAAGGTCAGCAGAGAGCCTTAAGCGCGGAATCTACTTCTGACGTTTCCTTTTCAGTGAATATAACTCTACGTGCGACATGTGGGCTGAGAAAAGTGGATGAAGAAgataagtttaaattttaagcttctaTGGACTTGAAAATATCTTAAAGTTATTTATCTTCAAGAAGAGTAGACGTGGAACCTCTCTAAGAGGATGAGGCAAATAACTCGAGAATACTTAAATGTTTCGATACCCAATCTCTTAGGATACAGTGCACTTGTAATGCATTGAATCGATACATTTCTGCGAATCGTTGAGCAAACCAAGTGAACGATTGATATTCTCTCATTTCTAATAGCAACTTATGGCAGTACTTACCTACTTTGATCAGAACGCCACGAGAAACAATTTTACCCACAGCATTGCTGGCCACACAATGATACACGGACCAATGAACATCTTGACGGAGCTCTTCCGCTTCGAACTGGGGGAAATTAAGTGAACCGTTAGCGAGCATATGACAGACCCGCAAGACAGAGGTAAATGTTTTAGCAGGGAGTAGTAGaaaaatgtagaaatattgAAAGAGTGATTTTGTGTAATGGAAATTGGAAATAATGCAAAGCTTTTAATCCTAAAATTGAGAAGTGGGCGTGGACTTCAGAGACACCAACAGCAATTTTTGAACTTCATATGTAAAAACTTACGACAAATAACGGCTATTGGCCGTACCATAAGTACAGATGTTCAGAAATCCATGACAGGCATTAATGATAAGTGCATCAAAGGAGCGAGATGAGTCCCGGTAAGACAACAAAGGCACTCATATAATATACGCACAGACACACCCATTTATAGGTGATAGTTTCAAGGACTCCTGCATAGCCGACAACACCCAAGCGCAATGCCATTGTTGTACTCACTATTGAAAAAAAACCCGCAATAGTGGAGCATcctatagttgttgttgtgcggaATAAAATGCAAAGCTGCTATGTACATTGTCTGACTGCCCGTTAATCTTCCTGACCAACAACATCATTTTTCGCAGTATTTGTCTTCTCTGCCGACCGCGCCAGCCTGTCTCACTGTTATATGTATTTAACGACACTCGCTCGATTCCACCCGCCAATCAACAGTCCGTACCTTCGGTGCCATATCGAAATAACTCAGGCGAGCCGCCTATGGCGGAAGTTTGGTTCAAGTGGTTATTGATTGAATTTGTTCGAAACTGACTCTGGGCGCGCCTCAACTCCTAGCGCTTCTTTCAGGTCGACCGTAAGTTTTTGTTGCCTTTATTGTCATTCTGTGATACTgcattttattcgaatttttatgTTGGTTGCAGTTGTTTCGCTTTTTGTAAGTGCACAGTAAATACCGTGCATTGTTCGGACTGCGGCTCATGTATCCGGTTCAGTGTTAGTGCTTGCGCCAGCCAGGgactttgtttttaaatttcgttataatttttttttgccttaaaGGGTACACAGAATTTAAGTTAACAACAAACTTTTTGAAAGCGAAATGCTTTCCTTCCACTGTTACGCACACAAACTTACTTATTTCTATATCggtactttttataaatttaattgaagaaTACCGATTTTGTATGCAAAACATTTTAAAGTTGCTTCGATAAATAAAACAGTAGTTACTATTGTTGTAGATTGAATATGTTTCTTAAGATTGCTTGAGATcactagaatttttccaagtgacCGGAgtcatagaaaaatatatatatagacaaggtgcgttccaaattAAACTGGCctttaaaaataaacagaacaaatggttttttttcggcaaaaccaatttttttttattcaaaatagtctccttctgcttcattactttttgcacgggccaaaagcatgtcgaacaagtgttttagctcgttggccggtatggccgccagtatgcggatgcaagccttttgaatagcctctacgtctgcataacgctttcctttcaaggGCAAATGTATTCCGAAACGgaggaagtcgcacggtgccatatcaggtgaatacgggagtggttaatggttaaaatgtgatttttggtcaaataatcagtcACAATcggtccttcgaatgttggattctgaacaatttttggtcatcagtcaatttgtgctgaacaaaacgtgcacacacctttcgtaagcccaaaaccaaataccaaagtgatcagggtgacgagtagagtcgaaatccggatgtttgtctgtccgtccgtccgtgcaagctgtaacttgagtaaaaattgagatatcatgatgaaacttggcacacgtatcttttggcttcataagaaggttaagttcgaagatgggcaaaatcggcccactgccacgcccacaaaatggcggaaaccgaaaacctataaagtgtcataactaagccataaataaagatattaaagtgaaatttggcacaaaggatcgcattagggagtggcatatttggacgcaattgttttggaaaagtgggcgtggccccgccccctactaagttttttgtacatatctcggaaactactatagctatgtcaaccaaactctacagagttgttttcttcagatatttccatatacagttcaaaaatggaagaaatcggataataaccacgcccacctcccatacaaatcactaaaagtgcgttaaccgactaacaaaaaacgtcagaaacacttaattttacggaagaaattgcagaaggaagctgtactcaggctttatttaaaaattggaaatgggcgtggcctcgcccacttatggaccaaaaaccatatctcgggaacactagaccgatttcaatgaaattcggtatataatattttcttaacatcctgatgacatgtacgaaatatgggtgaaatcggttcacaaccacgccttcttccaatataacgctattttgaattccatctgatgccttctctgtataatacatatatagcacattaggaaccaatgatgatagcggaataaaactttacaaaaatacggtatttgaaaaatatgtaaataacgtataatgaaatctcgattatcactttatcatgcgagagtataaaatgttcggtgacacccgaacttagcccttccttacttgttatttgatgatttcggctgatttttaatgaattcacgcacagttttgatTGAGTAtccggtgatcacgaatttggattggcccacatgttgatcgttatttatgtcctcacgtccactttgaaaacgttgaaaccactcggacaactctgctacggaataggcaatcatcgccataaacttgttacatcaattgaaacgtttcggtaaatgttttaccaattttaaaataaaatttaatgttggctctttgttcggaactcattttcgcaccgataacacaaacatgctgaaacttaaaacgcaataacttcttTTCCAATCAATAaattgtcatgaaattctcactggacaatcgataaggaTAACATATAGGCATATAGATTGCGCAACCAAgggacgctagattcaaaaagtcctctttactttggaaagcacctcgTATAACTAAGGTTAGTAAAGTTTCGAAGGCCGTAGTTTGTGAAGCCCTAAAAAGTGCTATATGGCCAATAAACAATTTTCTCAGGTTTTTAACTTCTATTCTAATTAGCTCATTGGGATATTAGAGTGTGAGTTTCCAAGCGGTTATGTCCATGATCACGAAAACGTTATATAATCAACAAGGAAGTGTAGAGATGTTTTTAACTCGCTGCGTAGAGCTTGTGCAGATTGTGTCATGTAAGGCCCTATAGAATGGATTTCGCTAGGATAATGACAACCTGGAACCCCACAACTAGTGAGATCGATCTTGGGCAAAAGAATCTTGCAACTGCACCTAAACCGATGGTAGCCCAGAGCTGAGCAAGTTTCCGCGAAATCCAGCTAACCAGGAGGTTTATTTGTGTGAACAGCGTGGACGCTTCCGGACGTCCAATTAGTTACGATATCCTTCCTTTGACCATGAgagctacatcgtctgcataggcaaaAAATCGTCAAGCACGATCCTTAAATTGTTTCAACACGACCAAGATCCATTGAAGAGAACGTAAAATAACTGAAACTTTTATTGCTGCAGACTAAGCGCTTTGCGAATAGTACATTTCTGGAAGTTCGCCTAATTAATCACAGAACCTCGCAGTTTAGTAAAAGCCGTGTAATAGAAAAGTAAGTAACAAGAAGTTTCCACTTCGCCTTCCTGGAATCGAGGCTCTACTACTCGTACTAACAAGGTCATGCACATCTTGACTACTTTTgagcgagttaatttttaccagaagtaaaaatgagtcaaaagaatgtattttgaaatgcaccgaaatgtgtgctctctatttatactcttaaggcTAACTTATTACACCGTtgttacttctatttatactaactagtatgtttacttattactagttgatagtttgtttagatacagattatattattttttaggtttctttacatatatgtacatatattgtttgcttagatacatttgctttgttttaagataaggatgttgtggtattcaaactcaatgttgttttgatacttgtttatttaggattgtttgttgtagtcatagtgcatttcaattgttccagctcaaggttgtttctgcattctgtttacggaaacaaaaggttgttttgatgtttgttactattataagttACATTCCTTGACTAGCGCACAGTCAGCGAGCGAGTTGGCTTTTGGAGCGAATGCACACCTCTCTGAAGGATTGCTGCACTTCGGAGCAGTACATCGTCTACGACAATGAAGGCAGCCGACTCTGCTTGAAAGACGCCACAGTAGTTTGGTAGTCTGAAAGTGTAGTTAATGGGGAGCTCCCAACAGAAGACTTAACATCCTACCCTCCCTTTTAACTTCGATCAGACCTCCTGCAACTTTGGATGATGCATTTAAAGAAAACTGTTCGCTCGAAAATATAGAACAAATAAAGGTAAGagagttaaaaaataaagaaagttttGCATAAAAGTTTTGCACGCCTAACTGTAACCGATATCTAAGTTTTAGAGAGAATAATTTTTACCTTTGATATCGAGGTGATGGGATTATTGTCTTTGTGCAGCCAGTCGACATTCGGCGGAGGATTGCCATGTGCTATGCAATCGGCATTGCTGCCGGCATTGTTGGTGAATTCGACGCTCGATGGCGGCTCATGCGAGAAATTAGGTCCTTGAATGTCAAAGTAGTTGAAAGCATCTGAAAGAGCAacacaaaaagtaaacaaagcgaagaagaaataaataaatatgaagcaCCAGGTTACacattaatttttgatattgttaatatgtgtatatacagttaCGAGATTGCAATTTTATGCTAACAGTAGAAACCGAAGAAGCACTTCAAGCCGGACAGGTGCAGCAATGCTCAGAAACCAGACTGCAATCATGTCCAAGCCACCTAGATATAatctttcgtttttttctttctcaaatattttctgtatttacacattttttaccCCCTTCGCGTCTTTCAACTGTTTGCTTAAAACCCTTTTATATGATTTGGTTAACTGTCGCTTGGGTTTCAAGTATTAGCAGCAGGGCGCTCACAATGACTCAGCAGTTTGTCTTGGGTCCTTACCAGCAGAACACTTTCGCCGAGTTCTTTATAATCCTAACTGATACaaagtgtgttccaaagtaaacaggacttaaaaaaaaacggaacaaatgggttttttcggcaaaatcaatttatttttattcaaaatagtctcctactgcttcaatacaactttttgcaaGGTccgaaagcatgtcgaacgagtggtttagctcgttggccgctatggccgccagtatgccggtgcaagccttttgaatgagctatacgtctgcataacgctttgcTTTcatgaagaagtcgcacggtgccatatcaggtgaatacgggagtggttaatggttcaaatgtgattttggtcagataatgatgtccttcgaatgttgaattctgagcaatttttggtcgacagtcaatttggaaaaaaccgt
Proteins encoded in this region:
- the LOC120781198 gene encoding uncharacterized protein LOC120781198, which gives rise to AFNYFDIQGPNFSHEPPSSVEFTNNAGSNADCIAHGNPPPNVDWLHKDNNPITSISKLYINQRYEPQVQNPGGFIGSNVLIKWNIPSIVKEYVTMRKIICY